The segment GATAATCAAGCACATGTATCTTCACTTACAAAGTGATGGGTTCAAAACTCAACAAAATTCAGGTTTTTTATTCCATGGTCAGCTCTTTCCAGTACTGTGTGAATAATAAGTTTATCTTAGAAAAAAATACAGGAGCCATCAATAGGGGCTGAAAGTGTGCTCTGGAACAGTTctaaaatgttttgataatCTATTATTTGTTTGAAGTAACCAAGTTCAAGTTAAAAGAGGTTAACAAACTAGCAATGAAACCTTTCAAATAGTGTAGACCATTAAGATTTCGTTTGTACCTCTATTTCAAGAGATGTATTGGTTGTCACTGCTTATCGCAAACACTTTGCCAAAAACGTTCTATGCATTTATGCATTAAAGACACTCTGAAAAAAAGTAAGTCATAGAGCTGAAAGTGATtgattaaatagatttttacattctttttttaaactgtttCAAAAAGTTATATGAAACATTCAACCAAGCCAAGGTTGATGTAAACTATACGCATTGGTTTTTTTATGAGTATGTCACATCAAGCTCTATTTTTTCTCGTTTGCAGTTAATGACCCATTTGTGATGAAGGCATGGGCGAAGACATATCCTGAGAACAAGGCCGTTAAGTTCCTTGCTGATGGATCAGCAAAGTACACCCACGCTTTGGGCCTTGAGCTTGACCTTAGCGAGAAAGGACTTGGAACTCGTTCCAGGAGGTTCGCACTCTTGGTTGATGACTTGAAGGTGAAGGCTGCAAATGTGGAATCTGGTGGAGAATTTACTGTCTCCAGTGCTGATGATATCATAAAGGCTCTTTAAAACTTGTAATTCCTTCCCGTCTACAAGCTGTGAACTTGGTAGCTttttttgatatgtataaaataCTATGCACCAGTAGCCTTTGAAGATGTTGTGTGTGGGGGAAGATCTTTTTCTTAGAACCTTTCGTCATGGGTTTTGAAATAATGGATATGCTTCTTTCTACTTACTTTCTTTGTGTTGAATGAAGAGACATATTGCTGGTGTTATACCAGCGTGGTGTGCCCATTTTATGAAAAGAGTCGAATATAATAGCAGAATACTATATTTATGTAGTATGCCGAAAGCATTGGCTCTGTTTTTGAACGACGTTTGCTTTTGTGTGTTAAAATATGGCTATTGGTTATCATGATTAAGTAGATTAGTCAATTGCTCCTTGACCATAGCCTGCCTAGATTGGTTTGTAAAAACGCATCTAGCAAACAGAAAGCCTGTAGTTTGGATTCTGGGTCTCATTGTGCTAGTGTTGGGAAGAATTAGTGCCCTTGTGCTCCAGTTGCAGTGACTGGAATTGCTCATATCATGCAAATGAAATCTTTTATAACCATTGTATTAGAAAAATCGAGGGTAATTGAAATGTTGTTAGAGGAGATATTAACTGTTGTTCAAGTGTTtgaaatttctttccttttgttaCTCAAGCTAGAGTAGAATTTATAGTTGCAGATCATGTTTAAAGCTGTTTCCTCTTTGGATGGCGTCAGTTTTTCATATGAGTATGATTTAAGTTTGGGTACGAAATTCTTTGAAAACCGTGGGATGGGAATGAAAGAATATTGTGAGGAAATTCCTCTTGCTTCCTTGTTGGCAATTCTTTAGCTTATAAGTATCGACGTATGATAGTGATGGTATTATTTCTGTCATTATACCAACAGGCACACGTTTATCTTTATATTTGGGAGATGTGGCGTCACATAATGTGGCAGCTTCCTATGGAAATTTcctatgtaaatttttaatcaaattaagtcaaactttGACTCACTTCAATGCACATATTTAGGTATGTTAAAGATTCATATACCCACTAGAAGAGGACAACTGAACTGATATTTGGTGGGCCTAAATTATGGGCCAGAATCATGTTACAGCCCACAAACTTGTGAATGATGAGCCAGACGAAAACACAGGGATGTCTACTACTTATAAAAACCTCTTTATATGTAGGCAGTggtatgcatataatttttatatatagtttttatataattaaaaattaaaaatataataatatttgattataataatacatcattgtttatacataaaattgtatataaaagttatgcgtataattttatcctttataTATTAGGACAAACCCTTTTAAGTATTGATTAAAATCGTaaaaaatcccctctccatggtagattaatttaattaaataccctCATATAAATTCTCCAAATTCCTAACAATTATTGCATACCCAGAGATTAGAGAGGGATGGATTTATGAATAAGATCCATACAAGTGCGTATATGTAAAAGAGATACAAGTTAAATTTATACagtattaaacttttaatacaaACTGACTTGAGAAGAACAAAGAATTGTGTTCCTGCGAAAAAACTTCAAATGAAGGAGCTTCTTCCTGGAGATGCTTGAATGTTGGCTTGTAGGACCATTTTATAAGTAAGGACTCTACATCTACTCAGTTAAATGGGTTTAAACTTCCCCttggaagttttttttttacaaaaaaaaccCATCTGAGTTAGATCTCtcttttgagattaaactaatattatgataagaaaaaacttaaatttatattttctttttttcatatatagaattttttttttttattactcaaacta is part of the Mangifera indica cultivar Alphonso chromosome 13, CATAS_Mindica_2.1, whole genome shotgun sequence genome and harbors:
- the LOC123195337 gene encoding peroxiredoxin-2, encoding MAPIAVGDALPDGTLAYFDEQDQLQQVSVHSLAAGKKVILFGVPGAFTPTCSLKHVPGYIEKADEFKSKGVDEILCISVNDPFVMKAWAKTYPENKAVKFLADGSAKYTHALGLELDLSEKGLGTRSRRFALLVDDLKVKAANVESGGEFTVSSADDIIKAL